A window from Cryptomeria japonica chromosome 1, Sugi_1.0, whole genome shotgun sequence encodes these proteins:
- the LOC131072015 gene encoding uncharacterized protein LOC131072015, protein MGMSFRIMNVYGPIGMEEKSNLWQQLGDMMANMDNNNFAIGGDFNAILNLGEKRGGIIKSMRIIVDFGEFMDNNQLLDVVPNNGLYTWNNRRVGFTNIMERLDPFFLGSFWMRLNFIKNKLKVWNKEVFKNIFEEKTLVESELSNLNEKIIKNGMFQEDYILEKELKSKHAELLAREEVYWRDKAWESWLLEGDQNSKKLHASMKARRSSIRIDGIKSRNSTVHEDTINTREEAVNHFQSILCSNDTPDRHMWEEVLETIPRLVKEKR, encoded by the exons GAAAAATCAAATTTATGGCAGCAATTGGGTGACATGATGGCAAATATGGATAACAACAATTTTGCCATTGGAGGCGACTTCAATGCGATTCTAAACTTGGGGGAAAAGAGGGGTGGGATTATTAAATCCATGAGGATAATAGTAGATTTTGGAGAGTTCATGGACAACAACCAGCTTTTGGATGTGGTACCAAACAATGGCCTGtacacatggaataataggagggtTGGCTTCACAAACATCATGGAAAGATTGGACCCTTTTTTTCTTGGATCTTTTTGGATG AGACTCaatttcattaaaaataaattaaaagtatGGAACAAGGAAGTAtttaaaaacatttttgaagaaaagACGTTAGTAGAGTCAGAACTTAGCAATCTCaatgagaaaataataaaaaatgggaTGTTTCAAGAGGATTATATATTGGAAAAAGAGCTAAAGTCTAAGCATGCCGAATTACTGGCTAGAGAGGAGGTATATTGGAGGGATAAGGCTTGGGAATCTTGGTTGCTGGAGGGggaccaaaattcaaaaaaattgcatgCATCAATGAAGGCTAGGAGATCTTCCATCCGCATTGATGGGATTAAATCTAGAAATAGCACTGTTCATGAGGACACTATAAACACAAGAGAAGAAGCTGTCAATCACTTTCAATCTATTTTGTGCAGCAATGATACCCCAGATAGACATATGTGGGAGGAAGTTTTGGAGACCATTCCTAGACTAGTGAAGGAAAAAAGATAA